The Fimbriimonas ginsengisoli Gsoil 348 genome window below encodes:
- a CDS encoding AAA family ATPase: protein MRPRPTDREPFIHSIELARERVPSFDRYPFSLPAVQGLTRLKLHPAVTFFIGENGAGKSTLIEGIAVRLGFDEGGGEAGPGLNHRPPDGGLHDALRINSSRNRRAADRFFLRAETVFDLASDLDRREKADPSARDWYGEASLHTRSHGEAFLAIVQNRMRSESIFLLDEPEAALSPTRQLTLLKEVDWLVRSGCQFLIATHSPILMSYPDALIYEMGEFGIRETTYKETEHYQITKSFLDRPESFLRHLIE from the coding sequence GTGCGACCGAGGCCTACCGACCGCGAACCGTTTATCCACTCCATCGAGCTGGCCCGCGAGCGGGTCCCCTCCTTCGACCGTTACCCGTTCTCGCTCCCCGCAGTTCAGGGCTTGACCCGGCTTAAGCTCCACCCCGCCGTAACGTTTTTCATTGGGGAAAACGGAGCCGGAAAATCGACCCTGATCGAAGGAATCGCCGTGCGATTGGGATTCGACGAGGGAGGCGGCGAGGCGGGCCCCGGCCTGAATCACCGTCCTCCGGACGGGGGATTGCACGACGCGCTGCGAATCAACTCCAGCCGGAATCGTCGCGCGGCCGACCGGTTCTTCCTCCGCGCGGAGACGGTGTTCGATCTCGCCAGCGACCTCGACCGGCGCGAAAAAGCCGACCCATCCGCCCGCGACTGGTACGGCGAGGCATCGCTCCACACCCGGTCCCATGGCGAGGCGTTCCTCGCGATCGTTCAGAACCGAATGCGGAGCGAGAGCATCTTCCTCCTCGATGAGCCCGAGGCCGCGCTCTCCCCTACTCGCCAACTTACGCTGTTGAAGGAGGTCGACTGGCTCGTCCGCAGCGGCTGCCAATTCCTGATCGCCACTCACTCCCCGATCCTGATGTCCTACCCGGACGCGCTTATCTACGAAATGGGAGAGTTCGGGATCCGCGAAACGACCTACAAAGAGACCGAGCATTACCAGATAACCAAGTCTTTCTTAGACCGCCCCGAGTCGTTCCTCCGCCACCTGATCGAATAG
- a CDS encoding transposase codes for MQQPIRAKKHRLPEAAYIGEKTVHITANVEHRRPLFTDPAVVQAFLEILRACSAAERCLVPICCFMPDHLHLLMQGTSANSRPKAATDAFKGRSGHWLLQNRPNWNWQESYYDTNRSARRRLEAEGVLHFSKPHEAGNRGRSVRISFHREHRIRPCRDVARDFVVTDMASPGGTRRRRLHGFAVRHT; via the coding sequence GTGCAGCAACCGATCCGTGCGAAGAAACACCGTTTGCCGGAGGCTGCCTATATTGGCGAGAAAACCGTCCACATCACGGCGAACGTGGAGCATCGCCGACCGCTGTTCACCGATCCCGCGGTCGTCCAGGCATTCCTCGAAATACTGCGAGCCTGTTCTGCGGCGGAACGATGTTTGGTGCCTATCTGCTGCTTCATGCCCGACCATCTGCACCTATTGATGCAAGGCACAAGTGCGAACAGCCGGCCGAAGGCGGCGACGGACGCCTTTAAAGGCCGCTCTGGACATTGGCTGCTGCAGAACCGGCCGAACTGGAATTGGCAGGAAAGCTATTACGACACGAATCGTTCGGCGAGGCGAAGATTGGAAGCGGAAGGCGTTTTACATTTTTCAAAACCCCATGAGGCGGGGAATCGTGGTCGATCCGTACGAATATCCTTTCACCGGGAGCATAGGATACGACCTTGTCGAGATGTTGCACGAGATTTCGTGGTGACAGATATGGCTTCGCCGGGCGGCACACGTAGGCGACGGCTACACGGCTTCGCCGTGCGGCACACGTAG
- the ggt gene encoding gamma-glutamyltransferase translates to MLAVLAILAIADSETVTTRNGVVVCDEPLAAQAGASILRKGGNAVDAAVATALALAVVEPTAGNIGGGGFMLVRMTDGRKVFLDYREEAPRKASRNMYLAPDGSLRNGASTLGPLAAGVPGTVAGMGEASHRFGKLPWRDLVEPAVELAERGFPLSRSQASALEHDADRLTKFDATRQEYFKDGKSYVAGETLRLPQLAETLRRIQKEGAREFYQGHTADLIAIHMRSHGGIIDRTDLAAYHVRIRKPLVGTYRGREVMTSPPPSSGGVAVIEMLNILEGYPRKMSPANRIHVTTEAMRRAFADRSELMGDPDFVRVPVSKLIAKNYAAKFRNEIDPQKASRSVDIKPGRWLPGEHRETTHFSVVDAAGNAVANTYTLNGSFGCADTVEGAGFLLNNEMDDFAAKPGSPNMFGLIQGERNAIAPNKRPLSSMTPTIVLSRGKLEMVLGSPGGPTIINTVLEVFLNRADLGMSPVEAVRAPRFHHQWMPDELTTELLPNDVLDDLRRFGHRLAPTRSQGIANCVFVDPKTGQRTGVADRRYRGSAAASE, encoded by the coding sequence ATGCTTGCCGTACTTGCGATCCTCGCCATCGCCGACTCGGAAACCGTGACCACCCGCAATGGGGTCGTCGTATGCGACGAGCCGCTGGCCGCCCAGGCGGGGGCGAGCATCCTGCGTAAGGGCGGGAATGCCGTGGACGCGGCGGTGGCGACCGCGCTCGCACTGGCGGTCGTGGAGCCGACCGCGGGCAACATCGGTGGTGGTGGATTCATGCTCGTCCGCATGACCGATGGCCGCAAGGTATTCCTCGATTACCGTGAGGAAGCCCCCCGGAAGGCATCGAGGAACATGTATCTTGCGCCCGATGGCTCGTTGCGCAATGGCGCCTCCACGCTCGGCCCGCTCGCGGCGGGCGTGCCGGGAACGGTGGCCGGAATGGGAGAGGCAAGCCACCGCTTCGGCAAGCTTCCGTGGCGAGACCTCGTCGAGCCGGCCGTCGAGCTTGCCGAGCGCGGGTTCCCGTTGAGCCGGTCCCAGGCCTCGGCGCTCGAACACGACGCCGATCGACTCACGAAATTCGACGCAACTCGCCAGGAGTACTTCAAAGACGGCAAGTCATACGTCGCCGGCGAAACCCTCCGGCTGCCGCAGCTAGCGGAGACGTTACGCCGAATACAGAAGGAGGGCGCCCGCGAGTTCTACCAGGGGCATACCGCCGACCTCATCGCCATCCACATGCGATCGCACGGTGGGATCATCGACCGCACCGATCTGGCGGCCTACCACGTCCGGATTCGAAAGCCCCTGGTCGGAACTTACCGAGGGCGTGAGGTCATGACCTCGCCACCGCCCAGCTCCGGTGGGGTGGCGGTCATCGAGATGCTGAACATCCTCGAAGGTTATCCGCGCAAGATGAGCCCGGCAAACCGGATCCATGTCACGACGGAGGCGATGCGCCGCGCGTTCGCGGATCGGTCGGAGCTGATGGGCGATCCCGATTTCGTTCGGGTTCCGGTGTCCAAGTTGATCGCCAAGAACTACGCGGCGAAATTCCGGAATGAAATCGACCCTCAGAAGGCCAGCCGGAGCGTCGATATCAAGCCGGGTCGCTGGCTGCCGGGAGAGCACCGGGAGACGACCCACTTCAGCGTGGTCGACGCGGCCGGAAACGCCGTCGCCAACACCTACACGCTAAACGGCTCCTTCGGCTGCGCCGACACGGTGGAAGGGGCGGGGTTCCTGCTGAACAACGAGATGGACGATTTCGCCGCCAAGCCGGGAAGCCCCAACATGTTCGGCCTGATCCAAGGGGAGCGGAACGCGATCGCGCCCAACAAACGGCCGCTCTCCTCGATGACCCCCACGATCGTCCTCAGCCGCGGCAAGTTGGAGATGGTCCTCGGCAGCCCCGGCGGACCGACGATCATCAACACCGTGCTGGAAGTCTTCCTGAACCGGGCCGACCTCGGCATGAGCCCAGTCGAAGCGGTCCGCGCCCCCCGGTTTCACCACCAATGGATGCCCGACGAACTCACGACTGAGCTCCTGCCGAATGACGTGCTCGACGATCTAAGAAGATTCGGCCACAGACTCGCGCCGACGAGAAGCCAGGGGATCGCCAACTGCGTCTTCGTCGACCCGAAGACCGGCCAACGAACCGGCGTCGCCGACCGCCGCTACCGAGGTTCGGCCGCCGCATCGGAATAG
- a CDS encoding phytanoyl-CoA dioxygenase family protein → MTTYTKPHLTPDEVRHYEKDGYVLHNRPVFEESEFARLKSIFEEDLEKYGVDGLDVIHFKDPRLLEFLLSDTILDLVEPVVGPNIGLWSSHFISKPPKVGKATPWHEDSSYWNGRVSTMAGICTVWLAVDRTNPENGSMAVIPGTHSNGFSQYKPVDSAGNIFSSEIVEVDESKAVYFTLEPNECSLHEGRIIHGAKANTSDYRRAGYTMRYFPTTSRVFPERNQGHKIWLARGIDMAGNTYENA, encoded by the coding sequence ATGACCACTTACACGAAGCCGCATCTCACTCCGGACGAGGTCCGGCACTACGAAAAGGACGGATACGTCCTCCACAACCGTCCCGTTTTTGAAGAGTCCGAGTTCGCGCGACTCAAATCGATCTTCGAAGAAGACTTGGAGAAGTATGGAGTGGATGGCTTGGACGTGATCCACTTCAAAGACCCGCGCCTCCTCGAGTTTCTCTTGAGCGACACCATCCTCGATCTGGTAGAGCCGGTGGTCGGACCGAACATCGGCCTCTGGAGCAGCCACTTCATTTCGAAGCCGCCGAAGGTAGGCAAAGCCACCCCCTGGCACGAAGACTCCTCCTACTGGAATGGCCGCGTTTCCACCATGGCCGGGATCTGCACCGTGTGGCTGGCCGTTGACAGAACCAACCCGGAGAACGGCAGCATGGCCGTAATTCCCGGCACCCACTCCAACGGGTTCAGCCAATACAAACCGGTCGACTCAGCGGGAAATATCTTCTCCTCGGAGATTGTGGAAGTTGACGAATCGAAGGCGGTCTACTTCACCCTCGAACCTAACGAGTGTTCGCTCCACGAAGGCCGAATCATCCATGGCGCCAAAGCCAACACGAGCGATTACCGCCGAGCCGGCTACACCATGCGCTACTTCCCCACCACCAGCAGAGTCTTCCCCGAGCGAAACCAGGGCCACAAAATCTGGCTAGCCCGCGGCATCGACATGGCCGGAAATACTTACGAAAACGCCTAG
- a CDS encoding AraC family transcriptional regulator, with amino-acid sequence MSSPRLVRLSEVAPGREFHAALVDSSSARQGRAPHTHDFHEVMVVLQGSGLHLVNEREQTLEAGAVVFVRSSDVHGFRVPRAGELFFVNVAFPTSRWERLAESFGLGNEWRVWRSSATPPLARLPASERQASEAAAMRAVRDFHEGGEALALARFLTSVLPAFAATNSQAVDMPAGPRWLELALGSMQREENLVDGLPRLVELAGVSLPHLCRTMRAQLGKTPTEWINDARMRRAATLLATTRAEVREIVAECGMENVSYFYRQFRRRYGASPLEYRRREGGRLA; translated from the coding sequence ATGAGCTCGCCGCGCCTCGTTCGCCTCTCGGAAGTGGCGCCTGGGCGCGAGTTTCACGCCGCTCTCGTCGATTCTTCTTCGGCTCGCCAGGGACGCGCGCCCCACACTCACGACTTTCACGAGGTGATGGTGGTGCTTCAGGGAAGCGGGCTCCACTTGGTAAACGAGCGAGAGCAGACGTTAGAGGCAGGCGCCGTGGTGTTCGTCCGCTCGTCGGATGTGCACGGCTTCCGGGTCCCTCGGGCGGGCGAGCTTTTCTTTGTGAATGTCGCCTTCCCGACCTCTCGCTGGGAGCGGCTCGCCGAGAGCTTTGGCTTGGGCAACGAGTGGCGGGTTTGGCGGTCGTCGGCGACCCCGCCGCTAGCCCGGCTGCCGGCATCGGAGCGGCAGGCGTCGGAAGCGGCGGCGATGCGGGCGGTGCGGGACTTTCACGAGGGGGGCGAGGCGCTGGCGTTGGCCCGGTTTCTTACCTCGGTTCTTCCCGCTTTCGCCGCTACCAACAGCCAAGCAGTGGACATGCCGGCGGGACCTCGTTGGCTGGAACTGGCGCTTGGCTCGATGCAGCGGGAGGAGAACCTGGTCGACGGGCTTCCCCGACTCGTCGAACTGGCCGGGGTGTCGCTTCCCCACCTTTGCCGGACGATGCGGGCGCAGTTGGGGAAGACTCCCACCGAGTGGATTAACGACGCTAGAATGCGCCGCGCCGCGACGCTTTTGGCTACGACGCGCGCAGAGGTTCGAGAGATCGTAGCCGAGTGCGGGATGGAGAACGTGTCGTACTTCTATCGCCAGTTCCGCCGCCGGTATGGCGCGTCGCCGCTGGAGTATCGCCGTCGAGAGGGAGGCCGGCTTGCCTGA
- a CDS encoding endonuclease domain-containing protein has translation MRANSRNRSSEALLRARKQRREMSISENVLWTLIRKEALGFGFKRQVPVGNYWLDFYCPEAKLCIEVDGEQHLLRADRDVRRDQALLEMGIKTIRVPSLDLFERTSAKVSAHLESITRECEQRSRRLRHEKRFGGER, from the coding sequence ATGCGCGCAAATAGCCGCAACCGGTCGAGCGAAGCGCTCCTCAGAGCACGAAAACAGCGGAGAGAGATGTCCATCTCAGAGAATGTCCTTTGGACACTCATCCGTAAAGAAGCGCTCGGCTTCGGCTTCAAGCGGCAAGTGCCGGTGGGAAACTACTGGCTCGACTTCTATTGTCCCGAAGCAAAGCTCTGCATTGAGGTCGATGGAGAGCAACATCTTTTGCGAGCCGATCGCGACGTCCGGCGAGACCAAGCGCTTCTTGAGATGGGAATAAAGACGATCAGGGTCCCCAGCCTCGATCTCTTTGAAAGGACGAGTGCAAAGGTCTCGGCTCATCTTGAGTCGATCACTCGCGAGTGCGAGCAGCGCAGCCGTCGGCTGCGTCACGAGAAGAGATTTGGTGGCGAGAGGTAG
- a CDS encoding LLM class flavin-dependent oxidoreductase — MTLSVLDLSPVSDGSTGAEALRNTLDLARLADELGYHRYWLAEHHNSSFTASPIPEIMIAKVADVTSRIRVGSGGVMLPNRNPLLVAEAFNVLSTLHPGRIDLGIGRAPGTDQLTAFALRRSKEAVMAEDFPEQLGETLAFLINQFPTDHPFQRVKAIPLDAPTPEVWLLGSSDYSAHLAARLGLGFAFAHHISPGPAVASLRAYREEFRPSGFFTEPQAMLATSVLCAETDEEAEELARSYDLAILRLHQGRFGKFPSIEEAAAYPYSEAEREQVRQNRSRITVGSPDTVRDRLTKLAEAAGVEEIMATTMVHSHAARRRSYELLIGAFS; from the coding sequence ATGACCCTCTCTGTGTTGGACCTTTCGCCGGTTTCCGATGGCTCGACCGGCGCGGAGGCATTACGCAATACGCTCGACTTGGCCCGCTTAGCGGACGAGTTGGGCTACCACCGCTATTGGCTCGCCGAGCACCACAACAGTTCCTTCACCGCCAGCCCCATCCCCGAAATCATGATCGCGAAAGTGGCGGATGTGACGTCGCGAATCCGCGTGGGATCCGGCGGCGTGATGTTGCCGAACCGAAACCCTCTACTGGTGGCGGAGGCGTTCAACGTCCTCTCCACCCTTCATCCCGGGCGCATCGACCTGGGGATCGGCCGTGCGCCCGGAACCGATCAATTGACGGCTTTCGCCTTGCGCCGCTCAAAAGAGGCGGTGATGGCGGAAGACTTTCCCGAGCAGCTTGGCGAGACCCTCGCCTTCCTCATCAACCAGTTTCCGACCGACCATCCGTTCCAACGCGTCAAGGCGATTCCGCTCGACGCCCCCACGCCGGAGGTATGGCTGCTCGGCTCCAGCGACTACAGCGCGCACCTGGCGGCGAGACTGGGCTTAGGGTTCGCCTTCGCCCACCACATCAGTCCCGGCCCGGCGGTGGCCTCCCTACGAGCCTATCGGGAAGAGTTTCGCCCTTCCGGCTTCTTCACTGAGCCTCAAGCGATGCTCGCCACTTCGGTTCTCTGCGCCGAGACTGACGAAGAGGCGGAAGAGTTGGCTCGGTCGTACGATCTGGCGATCCTCCGATTGCACCAAGGCCGATTCGGCAAGTTCCCCAGCATCGAAGAAGCCGCCGCTTACCCGTATAGCGAAGCCGAGCGCGAGCAGGTCCGCCAAAACCGGAGTCGGATCACCGTCGGCAGTCCGGACACGGTACGAGACCGATTGACCAAATTAGCCGAGGCCGCCGGAGTCGAAGAGATCATGGCGACCACGATGGTCCATTCCCACGCGGCTCGAAGGAGGTCGTACGAGCTGTTGATCGGAGCCTTCTCGTAA
- a CDS encoding phytanoyl-CoA dioxygenase family protein, with amino-acid sequence MSTVDVRQLPDLSSDYPLSPAQIAQYRETGHILLRGVCTPEEARVYREVILDATMRNNRETRPLEERDTYGKAFLQVMNLWSGDEGVKKFTLARRFGHIAAQLMEVDRVRLYHDQALFKEPGGGHTPWHQDQFYWPLDTPSTVTMWMPLVDIDATMGSMSFADASNANGFIPTPNEISDESEQFFGDYVAEKGFKVSGGGAMAAGDATFHSGWCLHRAPGNTTQRVREVMTVIYYPDGTRIAEPKNEFQKADHQVWLNSIAAGQVADGPLNPVVYL; translated from the coding sequence ATGTCGACCGTGGACGTTCGCCAGCTTCCCGACCTCAGCTCCGATTACCCGCTCAGCCCGGCCCAGATCGCGCAGTATCGCGAAACGGGGCACATCCTGCTTCGGGGCGTATGCACTCCCGAGGAGGCGAGGGTCTATCGCGAGGTCATTCTCGACGCCACTATGCGCAACAACCGGGAGACCCGGCCGCTGGAGGAGCGCGATACGTACGGCAAGGCGTTTCTGCAGGTAATGAACCTGTGGTCCGGCGACGAAGGGGTTAAAAAGTTCACCCTCGCCCGGCGGTTCGGGCACATCGCGGCGCAACTAATGGAAGTCGACCGGGTTCGGCTTTACCACGACCAGGCGCTCTTTAAGGAGCCCGGCGGCGGGCACACGCCCTGGCACCAAGATCAGTTCTACTGGCCGCTCGACACTCCATCTACCGTGACGATGTGGATGCCGTTGGTGGACATCGACGCGACGATGGGTTCGATGAGCTTCGCCGACGCGAGCAACGCCAACGGCTTCATTCCGACCCCGAACGAGATCTCCGACGAGAGCGAACAGTTCTTCGGCGATTACGTAGCGGAGAAGGGGTTCAAAGTCTCGGGCGGCGGGGCGATGGCGGCCGGCGACGCCACTTTCCACTCCGGCTGGTGCCTCCACCGGGCGCCGGGAAACACAACGCAGCGGGTGCGCGAGGTGATGACGGTGATTTATTACCCGGACGGAACCCGGATTGCCGAGCCGAAGAACGAGTTTCAAAAGGCGGATCACCAGGTATGGCTGAACTCCATCGCCGCCGGACAGGTGGCCGACGGTCCGCTAAATCCTGTTGTGTATCTGTAG
- a CDS encoding DEAD/DEAH box helicase: MPKPNKETKRKGEAPPKRKAGAKSVVPKKAKREDFLLDPKFKKAKPAAAGGPPKEKKARAPRPDAVPEFTPVPPLVRVPAPVEPTTFAELGLDEPIVRAVAEMGFETATPIQAQAIPVLIVGGDLIGQAQTGTGKTAAFALPIIQKVDADLRKTQALVLAPTRELAVQVAGGIHDLAKHTTLRVVPVYGGQPIDRQFRALAQGAHIVVGTPGRVLDHLRRGSLSLADVKICVLDEADEMMALGFAEDMEAILSQLPDTRQLACFSATMPPRVKTLTERFLRDARHIAIDSQHRTVDNTNQTYYEVPKGKKLEALARVLDMETPGSTIVFCRTRQDTNDLTEALRLRGYNAEALHGDMGQTERDRVMRRFRDGQADLLIATDVAARGLDVDSVTHVINYDIPWDVEQYIHRIGRTGRAGRSGDAITLVTGKERRQLLFIERMTGAPIKPARIPTAADISARRRELFAGSLRDALEARNFDGHLATVEELAEEYDHSEIAAAALQLLWESRHDAVDSVAEELAIDFEQPEQGMSRLFIGMGRQDGLRPGDLVGAITNEAGLIGKAIGVIDILDRTAFVEVPAGDAERVIQALENAKIRNRRVKVQLARPR; this comes from the coding sequence ATGCCCAAGCCAAACAAAGAAACGAAACGTAAGGGAGAGGCGCCGCCTAAGCGAAAGGCCGGAGCGAAGTCCGTCGTCCCTAAAAAAGCGAAGCGCGAAGACTTCCTTCTCGACCCGAAATTCAAGAAAGCGAAGCCCGCCGCCGCCGGTGGCCCGCCTAAGGAAAAGAAGGCGAGGGCCCCTCGCCCGGATGCCGTTCCAGAGTTCACTCCCGTGCCTCCGCTCGTTCGGGTTCCGGCCCCAGTCGAGCCGACGACGTTCGCGGAACTTGGACTCGACGAGCCGATCGTCCGCGCGGTCGCGGAGATGGGTTTCGAGACGGCAACCCCGATTCAAGCCCAGGCGATCCCGGTTCTTATCGTCGGTGGCGACCTCATCGGTCAGGCCCAAACCGGCACCGGCAAGACGGCGGCGTTCGCCCTGCCCATCATTCAAAAGGTCGACGCAGATCTGAGGAAGACCCAGGCCCTCGTTCTCGCCCCCACGCGCGAGCTCGCGGTTCAGGTTGCGGGCGGCATCCACGACCTTGCCAAGCACACGACGCTTCGGGTCGTCCCGGTTTACGGCGGCCAGCCGATCGACCGCCAGTTCCGCGCCCTTGCCCAGGGGGCTCACATCGTCGTGGGAACTCCCGGACGCGTGCTCGACCACCTTCGCCGTGGCTCGCTTTCGCTCGCCGACGTCAAGATCTGCGTCCTCGACGAAGCTGACGAGATGATGGCGCTCGGATTTGCGGAAGACATGGAAGCGATCCTCAGCCAACTTCCGGACACGCGCCAGCTCGCTTGTTTCTCCGCTACGATGCCTCCGCGAGTAAAGACGCTTACCGAGCGGTTCCTGCGCGACGCCCGACATATCGCGATCGACTCGCAACACCGCACGGTCGACAACACGAACCAGACTTACTACGAGGTTCCGAAAGGGAAGAAGCTCGAGGCGTTGGCCCGGGTGCTGGATATGGAAACGCCGGGGTCGACCATCGTTTTCTGCCGTACACGGCAGGATACGAACGACCTGACTGAAGCGCTACGCCTGCGCGGCTATAACGCAGAGGCGCTGCACGGCGACATGGGGCAAACCGAGCGTGACCGCGTCATGCGCAGGTTCCGGGACGGGCAAGCCGACCTGTTGATCGCCACCGACGTAGCCGCCCGCGGCCTCGACGTCGACAGCGTCACCCACGTTATCAATTACGACATCCCGTGGGACGTCGAGCAGTACATCCACCGGATCGGCCGGACCGGCCGGGCGGGGCGTTCGGGCGACGCGATCACTTTGGTGACCGGCAAGGAACGTCGTCAGCTTCTGTTCATCGAACGGATGACCGGGGCGCCGATCAAGCCGGCGCGGATCCCGACCGCCGCCGACATCTCGGCCCGCCGCCGTGAGCTCTTCGCAGGGTCCTTGCGAGATGCCTTGGAGGCACGAAACTTCGACGGCCATTTGGCGACGGTCGAGGAGTTGGCGGAAGAGTACGATCACTCCGAAATTGCGGCCGCCGCGCTTCAGCTTCTGTGGGAGAGCCGGCATGACGCGGTCGACTCGGTAGCCGAGGAGTTGGCGATCGATTTCGAGCAGCCGGAGCAGGGAATGAGCCGCCTCTTCATCGGGATGGGCCGCCAGGACGGTCTACGCCCCGGCGATCTGGTGGGAGCGATCACGAACGAGGCAGGCTTGATCGGCAAAGCGATCGGCGTCATCGACATCCTGGACCGCACCGCCTTCGTCGAGGTCCCCGCGGGCGACGCGGAACGGGTGATTCAGGCGTTGGAGAACGCGAAGATCCGGAATCGCCGGGTGAAAGTGCAACTAGCCAGACCACGGTAA
- a CDS encoding HD domain-containing protein, translating to MEPVTVVGPKIITLKDVKNNPKIRKLIDGANEVMKAMGYTEHGHRHVGVVSGITGYILERISVPERTVELGQIAAYLHDIGNVINRVNHPLHGANIAFTLLNEMGMDITEIAPVLGAIGNHEELTGIPISSMSAALIIADKSDVHFSRVQNPLIETFDIHDRVNYAVQRSRVELKDEQRCIELMLEIDTKQATLMEYFEIFLSRMVMCRKSAEVLGYRFALSINGTYLE from the coding sequence ATGGAACCCGTTACCGTCGTTGGACCGAAGATCATCACGCTTAAGGATGTTAAGAACAATCCCAAGATCAGAAAGCTGATCGATGGGGCGAACGAGGTGATGAAGGCGATGGGTTATACCGAGCATGGCCACCGCCATGTGGGGGTCGTCTCCGGAATCACCGGCTACATTTTGGAGCGGATCTCGGTCCCTGAGCGCACCGTCGAGCTGGGGCAAATCGCGGCGTATCTGCACGACATCGGCAACGTCATCAACCGAGTCAACCACCCGTTGCACGGGGCCAACATCGCTTTTACGTTGCTCAACGAGATGGGGATGGACATCACCGAGATCGCGCCCGTTCTCGGCGCGATCGGCAACCACGAGGAGCTGACCGGAATCCCGATCTCCTCGATGTCGGCCGCACTGATCATCGCGGACAAGAGCGACGTGCACTTCAGCCGGGTTCAGAACCCGCTGATCGAGACGTTCGATATTCACGACCGGGTGAACTACGCGGTTCAGCGGAGCCGGGTCGAACTGAAAGACGAGCAGCGCTGCATTGAGTTAATGTTGGAAATTGACACGAAGCAGGCTACTCTGATGGAGTATTTCGAGATCTTCCTCAGCCGGATGGTGATGTGCCGGAAATCCGCGGAAGTGCTCGGCTACCGGTTCGCTCTCAGCATCAACGGCACCTATTTGGAGTGA
- a CDS encoding cupin domain-containing protein: MTAKILSSQEGEVVSGVGGSVRLLLEGDPVGVWIQTVPPGSGPPLHLHEDADEAALVLSGEFEWTLAGEVRRLSAGGFLSIPRGVHHRFVNVGETDASFVAWVTPAGFEGYFRQRVHLDPSKDAEALRRLAQSFGMTVVG; encoded by the coding sequence ATGACAGCTAAGATCCTTTCCTCCCAAGAAGGGGAGGTCGTCTCCGGGGTTGGCGGCTCCGTCCGCCTCCTTCTCGAAGGGGATCCGGTCGGGGTTTGGATTCAAACCGTCCCGCCGGGATCGGGGCCTCCTCTCCATCTCCACGAGGATGCCGACGAGGCGGCGCTGGTGCTAAGCGGCGAATTCGAGTGGACCCTCGCCGGCGAAGTTCGGCGGTTGAGCGCGGGTGGGTTCCTATCGATCCCGCGCGGCGTTCACCACCGGTTCGTCAACGTAGGCGAAACCGACGCATCGTTCGTTGCCTGGGTGACTCCCGCCGGCTTCGAAGGGTACTTCCGCCAGCGGGTCCACCTCGATCCGTCGAAAGACGCCGAAGCGCTCCGGCGACTCGCTCAATCTTTCGGCATGACCGTGGTAGGTTAA